In the genome of Pelobacter seleniigenes DSM 18267, one region contains:
- a CDS encoding SPOR domain-containing protein → MKGTTKTRTQRRMEKRQAIILLVLVLVVSLASFTLGVIVGRRGAERELAYAKTQQDKVLVAQAPPVVTSPAPKATAPPDPVADKIAGVTTETVTGQEPKLSFYDDLAKDSAPLGSGINMAPVEEPAAAGSSQPPIDLPAQPIVEKAPRQETVAAVKQPAPAAPAPVPKPAAGNDSETMPRTVAGGSHAVQIGSFSAAKDAIALKEKLLKQGYPAFMVEADLGAKGLWYRVRVGPYADAEEAKVAQQVLEKKEKIKGFVSRQ, encoded by the coding sequence ATGAAGGGAACGACAAAAACTCGGACCCAGCGCAGAATGGAAAAACGTCAGGCGATTATTCTGCTGGTATTGGTGTTGGTCGTATCACTCGCAAGTTTTACCCTCGGGGTTATCGTCGGGCGGCGCGGAGCAGAACGGGAACTGGCTTATGCCAAGACTCAGCAAGACAAGGTTCTGGTCGCTCAGGCTCCGCCGGTCGTTACCTCACCTGCTCCAAAAGCGACCGCTCCGCCGGATCCGGTGGCGGACAAAATCGCCGGTGTGACCACCGAAACGGTCACCGGGCAGGAACCGAAATTATCCTTTTATGATGATCTGGCCAAGGATTCCGCACCGCTCGGCAGCGGCATCAACATGGCGCCGGTTGAAGAACCGGCTGCTGCCGGCAGCAGCCAACCGCCCATCGATCTGCCTGCTCAGCCGATTGTGGAAAAAGCGCCTCGGCAGGAGACTGTCGCGGCAGTGAAACAGCCTGCACCGGCAGCCCCGGCCCCGGTCCCCAAGCCGGCCGCGGGAAATGACAGTGAAACCATGCCCAGGACGGTCGCAGGCGGTTCCCATGCTGTACAGATCGGTTCTTTTAGCGCGGCCAAAGATGCCATCGCGCTTAAAGAAAAACTGCTCAAACAGGGCTACCCCGCCTTTATGGTGGAAGCCGATCTTGGGGCCAAAGGGCTCTGGTATCGGGTTCGCGTCGGCCCTTATGCTGATGCGGAAGAGGCGAAAGTGGCGCAACAGGTGTTGGAAAAAAAGGAAAAGATCAAGGGCTTCGTGTCTCGTCAGTAA
- the argS gene encoding arginine--tRNA ligase, whose translation MKTQLRQAIEAALKDCYAAGELSSGEVPAEIQLEVPKNPEHGDFATNLAMTLAKPERKAPRQIAELLVVRLQENPLCDRVEIAGPGFINFRLAAQCWYAVLDQVMEQGAAYGKLDIGQGRRIQVEFVSANPTGPLHIGHGRGAVVGDALASVLEAAGYAVQREYYVNDAGNQVQTLGRSILLRLRELQGEQIDFPEDGYQAEYVTEVAAKLRAAKGELRDFSEAEAIEFCARFGVAEILQWIETDLEEFGIRFDNWYSEKSLYDRHMVDQQLANLERKGLTFKQDDALWLRTTEFGDDKDRVLIKSDGSYTYFASDVAYHMEKFDRGFDRVIDVWGADHHGYIPRMKAMLTGLGHPSEDLEVLLIQMVNLLRDGQPFIMGKRSGNFITLREVIDEVGRDACRFFFLIRRCDSQLDFDLELAKQQNSDNPVYYVQYAHARVCSINRNAVEAGIAQPQQGQIDYSRLTLPEELALAKLLARFPESLSGAALNYEPHRIVFYLQDLAAQFHSYYNRQRVLVDDPEVSKARLYLVNSVRIVLANALKILGVSAPEQM comes from the coding sequence ATGAAGACACAATTGCGGCAAGCCATCGAGGCTGCCCTGAAAGACTGTTATGCCGCCGGCGAACTGAGTTCCGGCGAAGTTCCTGCTGAAATCCAACTGGAAGTCCCCAAGAATCCCGAGCACGGTGATTTTGCCACCAACCTGGCCATGACCCTGGCCAAACCGGAGCGCAAGGCCCCGCGGCAGATTGCCGAACTGCTGGTGGTCCGCCTGCAGGAAAATCCGTTATGCGACCGGGTTGAAATCGCCGGACCGGGCTTTATTAATTTCCGGCTGGCTGCACAGTGCTGGTATGCCGTCCTTGACCAGGTAATGGAGCAGGGAGCTGCTTACGGGAAACTGGACATTGGTCAGGGGCGCCGAATTCAGGTTGAGTTCGTCAGCGCCAATCCGACCGGGCCCCTGCACATCGGTCACGGCCGCGGTGCGGTCGTTGGCGACGCCCTGGCGTCAGTGCTGGAAGCCGCCGGTTATGCGGTGCAGCGCGAGTATTATGTCAATGATGCCGGTAATCAGGTTCAGACCTTGGGGCGGTCCATCCTGCTCCGCCTGCGGGAACTGCAGGGGGAGCAGATCGATTTCCCGGAAGATGGCTACCAGGCCGAGTATGTCACTGAGGTGGCGGCAAAGCTGCGAGCCGCCAAAGGTGAGTTGAGGGATTTTTCCGAGGCCGAGGCCATCGAATTCTGTGCGCGCTTCGGGGTGGCGGAAATCCTCCAGTGGATCGAAACCGATCTGGAGGAATTCGGCATTCGCTTTGACAACTGGTACAGCGAGAAGAGCCTCTATGACCGCCATATGGTCGATCAGCAGCTGGCCAACCTGGAGCGGAAAGGGCTCACTTTCAAGCAGGATGATGCGCTCTGGCTACGGACCACGGAATTTGGCGACGACAAGGACCGGGTGCTGATCAAGTCGGATGGCAGCTATACCTACTTCGCTTCGGATGTCGCCTATCACATGGAAAAATTCGATCGTGGTTTCGATCGGGTTATCGATGTCTGGGGAGCCGATCACCACGGTTATATCCCGCGGATGAAGGCGATGCTGACCGGGCTCGGGCATCCGTCGGAAGATCTGGAAGTTCTGTTGATCCAGATGGTCAATCTGCTGCGCGACGGTCAACCCTTTATCATGGGCAAGCGCTCCGGTAATTTCATCACTCTGCGTGAGGTGATCGATGAGGTCGGCCGCGATGCCTGCCGTTTCTTTTTCCTGATTCGACGCTGCGACAGCCAACTCGACTTTGACCTGGAACTGGCCAAACAACAGAACAGCGATAATCCGGTATACTATGTCCAGTATGCCCATGCGCGGGTCTGCAGCATCAACCGGAATGCCGTCGAGGCCGGGATTGCGCAACCGCAACAGGGGCAGATCGACTATAGCCGCTTAACCTTGCCGGAGGAATTGGCTCTGGCCAAACTATTGGCCCGATTCCCGGAATCGCTCAGCGGCGCCGCGCTCAATTATGAGCCGCACCGAATTGTTTTTTATCTCCAGGACCTTGCTGCCCAGTTCCACAGCTACTATAATCGGCAACGGGTTCTGGTCGACGATCCGGAGGTTAGCAAAGCGCGGCTCTATCTGGTCAATTCGGTTCGTATTGTTCTGGCCAACGCCTTGAAGATCCTTGGCGTCTCGGCTCCGGAACAGATGTAG
- the tilS gene encoding tRNA lysidine(34) synthetase TilS: protein MSIQAVDIERSISEALPANQRKILVAVSGGVDSVVLLHALGRLAGPHGLELHAVHLDHQIRPRSSEDAAFVERLCAAQGVPCWLERCPVPRLAQEQKLSLEMAGRQARRELFRALAVRLNADLVALAHHRDDQIETLLLRLVRGTGQSGMVGMAPCKGLWWRPLLGCSRQQIVTYAQQHGLSWVEDESNRDPAYLRNRLRHELVPLLQELNPRFVERTESLIRQCRVEEDFWQQQVALTFPTLVVGRVDGLRLSRPGLLAQHPALQLRLLREALRQERGDLQQIENVHLEAVAALLSGTRSQAQLDLPGGWVARRYEIIWFRRVAPAPALAYNETLSVPGRVELPDGRVLQASVVTDPQGETAGCAEFDLAELDLPLRVRSWQYGDRFEPQGMAGSKKLKRFFADNHLELEERGRVPILLSGERILWLVGWRRSRHGVASPCNSGIARIELV from the coding sequence ATGTCAATCCAGGCAGTGGACATTGAACGGAGCATTAGCGAGGCTCTGCCGGCGAATCAGCGGAAGATTCTGGTGGCGGTCTCCGGCGGGGTGGATTCGGTGGTTCTGTTGCATGCCCTGGGGCGTCTGGCCGGGCCGCACGGGCTCGAGCTGCATGCGGTGCATCTGGATCATCAGATCCGGCCGCGGAGCAGTGAGGATGCCGCGTTTGTTGAACGGCTCTGCGCTGCTCAGGGGGTCCCCTGCTGGCTGGAGCGTTGTCCGGTCCCCCGGCTGGCGCAGGAACAAAAGCTCAGTCTGGAGATGGCCGGTCGCCAGGCCCGCAGAGAGTTGTTCCGGGCCCTTGCCGTACGCCTGAATGCCGACCTTGTCGCGCTGGCCCACCATCGTGACGATCAGATTGAAACGCTGCTGCTGCGCCTGGTGCGCGGTACCGGGCAGAGCGGCATGGTTGGCATGGCGCCGTGCAAGGGGCTTTGGTGGCGGCCGTTGCTGGGGTGCTCGCGGCAACAGATCGTCACTTATGCACAACAGCATGGGCTGTCCTGGGTTGAGGATGAAAGCAACCGTGACCCGGCCTATTTGCGCAACCGGCTACGCCATGAACTGGTTCCGCTGCTACAGGAGCTCAATCCACGCTTTGTGGAGCGCACGGAGAGTCTGATTCGACAGTGTCGGGTGGAAGAAGATTTCTGGCAGCAGCAGGTTGCGCTGACTTTTCCCACTTTGGTGGTCGGGCGGGTCGACGGCTTGCGGCTGTCGCGGCCGGGGTTGCTGGCCCAGCACCCGGCGTTGCAGCTGCGATTACTGCGTGAAGCGTTGCGGCAGGAGCGCGGTGATCTGCAGCAGATTGAAAACGTTCATCTTGAGGCTGTTGCCGCCCTGTTGTCAGGCACGCGCAGTCAGGCCCAGCTGGATCTGCCGGGGGGCTGGGTGGCCCGGCGCTATGAAATAATCTGGTTCCGGCGGGTGGCGCCTGCACCGGCGCTTGCCTATAATGAAACCCTGTCTGTGCCGGGCCGGGTCGAGTTGCCGGACGGCAGGGTGCTGCAGGCCTCCGTGGTGACCGATCCGCAGGGCGAAACGGCCGGTTGTGCCGAATTTGACCTGGCGGAACTGGACCTGCCGCTGCGGGTGCGCAGCTGGCAATACGGGGATCGCTTCGAGCCGCAGGGGATGGCCGGGAGCAAAAAGCTCAAGCGCTTTTTTGCCGACAATCATCTGGAGCTGGAAGAACGGGGCAGGGTGCCGATTCTGCTCAGCGGCGAGCGGATTTTGTGGCTGGTCGGCTGGAGGCGCTCGCGCCATGGCGTGGCTTCTCCTTGCAACTCGGGAATCGCCAGAATTGAGCTGGTTTGA
- a CDS encoding FtsB family cell division protein, whose amino-acid sequence MASEQEPESAANGKKNFLTIGLLIVIALMFVYAVFGDRGVMRILQAQQQKEQLQAQLEELRQEQDHLHEQIQRLQTDKNYWEQLARTKLGMVREGELIYFIPDQNNEDKRQKKE is encoded by the coding sequence TTGGCTTCTGAGCAAGAACCAGAATCTGCGGCGAATGGGAAGAAAAATTTTCTGACCATCGGCCTGTTGATTGTGATTGCCCTGATGTTTGTCTATGCCGTTTTCGGCGACCGCGGGGTGATGCGCATTCTGCAGGCGCAGCAACAGAAAGAACAGCTGCAGGCTCAACTGGAAGAGTTGCGTCAGGAGCAGGATCACCTGCACGAACAGATTCAGCGCCTGCAGACGGATAAGAATTACTGGGAACAGCTGGCCCGTACCAAGCTGGGAATGGTGCGTGAAGGCGAACTGATTTATTTTATTCCGGATCAGAACAACGAGGACAAGAGGCAAAAAAAAGAATGA
- a CDS encoding LPS-assembly protein LptD, translating to MLLRLLLILVLLLPIPVVAADFSQLGKEGAPIRLEADQLSYDRETGLYRASGDVSLIQGDFEVYSQKLQWNQTSGDLEAEGDVRLISPDEVLSGRKVHYNLLQGTGVVENGHFFLPQQNLHVYGKTIERLGVSDYRIYDGTFTTCDGDVPSWKFGASQVDLTLGGYARARNTVFYLKNIPSAYFPYMIYPAKTDRESGLLIPGVGYSDSRGFQYSAAYYQVLGINQDATLYLDYLSKMGLGKGLEYRYIFGGGNAGEARAYHINVDQVDGVKVNEQRYALKWRHDGMLPGAVRLVADTEYVNDNDYFKDFGGAAGEYNKDQVQSRLFLTRHWDRYSLVGLFKYTKDLQTDDKTTLQLLPRVTFDTTRQRFGESVFFYDFTTEYSHFWREEGLRGERLMARPALSAHIPLAKVLDLAPELAWRQRYYWGLSDDSTATDAGLVEFSTKLATTALERGYTAFGTTLRHSLFPEVTYSYIPDVDQSDLPEFDDFDRIDPENNLEYALVQRLTGSFSTPEQESYVRELIYLRVGLVQDLRQEADGSGFTDLRTELKLQPTEHFSFGSDSTYATAAGQWQKFSAHATWADSQENSVSARYRYNREDDVDYAAINLSTSFLKPVYLTYQQRYDFTEDQKLEQIVAVEYRQQCWSVRLALRDRENDRSVMLSFSMSGIGSVGSDATTPGGI from the coding sequence ATGCTGCTGCGTTTACTGCTGATTCTTGTTTTGCTGCTGCCGATTCCGGTCGTTGCTGCCGATTTCAGTCAGCTCGGTAAGGAAGGGGCGCCGATTCGCCTGGAGGCGGATCAGCTGAGTTATGATCGGGAAACCGGGCTCTATCGCGCTTCCGGCGACGTCAGCCTGATCCAGGGGGATTTCGAAGTTTACAGCCAGAAACTGCAGTGGAATCAGACCAGCGGTGACCTCGAAGCCGAAGGCGATGTCAGGCTGATTTCCCCGGATGAGGTCCTTTCCGGGCGCAAGGTCCACTACAACCTGCTGCAGGGGACCGGGGTTGTTGAAAACGGTCATTTCTTCTTGCCCCAACAGAACCTGCATGTTTACGGCAAAACAATCGAACGGCTGGGAGTGTCTGATTATCGAATTTACGATGGCACCTTTACCACCTGTGACGGGGATGTCCCTTCCTGGAAATTCGGTGCCAGCCAAGTCGATTTGACCCTCGGTGGTTACGCCCGGGCGCGGAACACGGTTTTTTATCTAAAGAACATTCCTTCTGCCTATTTCCCCTATATGATCTATCCGGCCAAGACCGACCGGGAATCGGGGTTGCTGATTCCCGGGGTGGGATACTCGGATAGCCGTGGCTTCCAATACAGTGCTGCCTATTATCAGGTCCTCGGCATCAACCAGGATGCCACTCTCTATCTCGACTACCTTTCGAAGATGGGATTGGGAAAAGGTCTGGAGTATCGTTATATCTTCGGCGGTGGCAATGCCGGGGAAGCCAGGGCCTATCACATCAACGTCGATCAGGTCGACGGGGTCAAGGTCAATGAGCAGCGTTATGCCCTGAAGTGGCGTCATGACGGCATGCTTCCGGGTGCGGTACGGCTTGTCGCCGACACCGAATATGTCAACGATAATGACTACTTTAAGGATTTCGGAGGGGCTGCGGGGGAGTATAACAAGGATCAGGTTCAGTCCAGGCTGTTTCTGACCAGACATTGGGACCGCTACAGCCTGGTTGGCCTGTTCAAATACACCAAGGATCTGCAGACCGACGACAAGACCACCCTGCAACTGTTGCCGCGGGTCACCTTTGATACCACCCGGCAACGGTTCGGCGAATCGGTCTTCTTCTATGATTTCACCACCGAGTACAGCCATTTCTGGCGCGAAGAAGGGTTGCGGGGTGAACGGCTGATGGCCCGCCCGGCCCTGTCCGCCCATATCCCGTTGGCCAAAGTATTGGACCTGGCGCCGGAATTGGCTTGGCGGCAGCGTTACTACTGGGGGTTGAGTGACGATTCGACCGCAACCGATGCCGGCCTGGTGGAATTTTCCACCAAGCTGGCAACAACAGCTTTGGAACGGGGGTATACTGCCTTTGGAACAACCCTGCGCCATTCGCTGTTCCCGGAAGTGACCTACAGCTATATCCCTGATGTCGATCAATCCGATCTGCCGGAGTTCGACGATTTCGACCGCATCGACCCGGAAAACAATCTTGAGTACGCCCTGGTGCAACGCCTGACCGGCAGTTTTTCCACACCGGAACAGGAGAGTTATGTGCGGGAGCTGATCTACCTGCGGGTGGGGCTGGTGCAGGATCTGCGGCAAGAAGCGGACGGGAGTGGCTTTACCGATCTGCGCACCGAGCTCAAGCTGCAGCCGACAGAGCACTTTTCCTTCGGGTCCGATTCGACCTATGCGACCGCTGCTGGGCAATGGCAGAAATTTTCGGCTCATGCGACGTGGGCGGATAGTCAGGAAAACTCAGTTTCGGCACGCTATCGATACAATCGTGAGGATGACGTTGACTATGCGGCCATCAATTTAAGTACGTCTTTCCTTAAACCGGTTTATCTGACCTATCAGCAGCGCTATGATTTTACCGAGGATCAGAAACTGGAACAGATCGTTGCCGTTGAATACCGTCAGCAATGCTGGAGCGTCCGGTTGGCATTGCGTGACCGGGAAAACGATCGTTCGGTGATGCTCAGCTTCTCCATGAGTGGGATCGGCTCGGTCGGCAGCGATGCGACGACCCCGGGCGGAATTTGA